The following coding sequences are from one Paenibacillus sp. JDR-2 window:
- a CDS encoding GerAB/ArcD/ProY family transporter: protein MQQRIKENYAISGYFVFFLIAVTQAAATIFNFQNLVLVNAGQDAWISIILIGVSLHLIIWMIYKLLGNPAKDVIDVHQSIFGKYMGNALSFIVVGYYFLMALFFLRSYMEVIQVWVFPSLRTWVIAGLFICIIYYVVSGGFRVVAGFSFFYLALIPMLFWLFFPARQGDLGLLLPVLNHSFLDVIKSSKSSCIIFFGLEPLLIYLPFLKSAQKNAKWAHFALMFSTFKYAAIMIVTLMFFSQGLLRHTLWPTMAMTQIIEFSFIARFEYVFIFMWQLIIIPTVCIPIWCCTRIMKRVCSVKPGLSLPFVLAALLIAALTLKERTQIDAFGTFINKCAIYFHFAYIPLLFIITWIVARLKVKHLE from the coding sequence ATGCAACAACGGATAAAGGAAAATTACGCGATTTCCGGATACTTTGTATTTTTCTTAATTGCTGTTACCCAAGCTGCCGCGACTATATTTAATTTTCAGAACCTTGTGCTCGTGAATGCCGGCCAGGATGCTTGGATATCGATTATTTTGATAGGCGTGAGCCTTCATCTGATCATCTGGATGATCTATAAATTGCTCGGCAATCCGGCCAAAGATGTTATTGACGTCCATCAATCGATTTTCGGTAAATACATGGGAAATGCTCTTTCTTTCATCGTTGTTGGTTACTATTTCTTAATGGCTCTATTCTTTCTCCGTTCTTACATGGAAGTTATTCAAGTATGGGTATTTCCTTCGCTTCGCACATGGGTTATTGCAGGTTTATTTATCTGCATAATCTACTATGTTGTTTCCGGCGGGTTTAGGGTTGTTGCCGGGTTCAGCTTTTTTTATTTAGCGCTGATTCCCATGCTTTTCTGGTTGTTTTTTCCGGCCCGTCAAGGGGATCTCGGACTATTGCTGCCTGTTCTCAATCATTCTTTTCTAGATGTAATAAAAAGCTCAAAGTCATCCTGCATTATTTTCTTTGGGCTTGAACCTCTGCTTATCTATTTGCCTTTCTTGAAATCTGCCCAAAAGAATGCAAAGTGGGCCCATTTCGCTCTAATGTTTTCAACATTCAAATATGCCGCAATCATGATTGTAACCCTGATGTTTTTCAGTCAAGGTCTTCTAAGACATACCTTATGGCCAACTATGGCTATGACGCAAATCATTGAGTTTTCCTTCATCGCAAGATTCGAATACGTCTTTATATTTATGTGGCAGTTGATTATTATTCCAACGGTTTGTATTCCCATTTGGTGCTGTACAAGAATTATGAAAAGAGTTTGTTCAGTAAAGCCCGGGCTATCTTTACCTTTTGTGTTGGCAGCGCTTTTGATCGCTGCGTTAACCTTGAAGGAACGGACACAAATTGACGCATTTGGTACATTCATTAATAAATGCGCGATTTATTTCCATTTTGCTTATATTCCGTTGCTGTTTATTATCACTTGGATTGTAGCTCGCTTAAAGGTAAAGCATCTTGAATGA